A section of the Saccharopolyspora gregorii genome encodes:
- a CDS encoding RES family NAD+ phosphorylase, with product MARLPQPPAPAVLQAMLRRTEDVIAVPAGTRLARVFTSGGNHPQQWDSFRYAGPLPHARFDPHLPNTQGGPTVTREHGVLYFSLSVRTCIAEVFQATSTVDRRTRKPHLVLFRPRRTLRLLDLAGLWATRAGASQAISNGPKERTQAWARSIRAAYPELDGLWYRSAMDGGNPSLCLWDPPSASALPDAPDVLLPLEHPGLDVPLGRVCKDLNYTLLD from the coding sequence TTGGCAAGACTCCCCCAGCCGCCGGCGCCTGCGGTACTGCAGGCGATGCTGCGCCGCACCGAGGACGTGATCGCGGTGCCCGCGGGAACCCGGCTCGCCCGGGTGTTCACCTCCGGCGGCAACCACCCGCAGCAGTGGGACAGCTTCCGCTACGCCGGACCGCTGCCGCACGCCCGCTTCGACCCGCACCTGCCCAACACCCAGGGCGGGCCGACGGTCACCCGCGAGCACGGGGTGCTGTACTTCTCGCTGTCGGTGCGCACCTGCATCGCCGAGGTCTTCCAGGCCACCTCCACGGTGGACCGCCGCACCCGCAAACCGCACCTGGTGCTGTTCCGGCCGCGGCGCACGCTGCGGCTGCTGGACCTGGCCGGGCTGTGGGCGACGCGCGCCGGCGCCTCCCAGGCGATCAGCAACGGCCCGAAGGAGCGCACCCAGGCGTGGGCGCGCAGCATCCGCGCGGCCTACCCGGAGCTCGACGGGCTCTGGTACCGGTCGGCGATGGACGGCGGCAACCCGTCGCTGTGCCTGTGGGACCCGCCGTCGGCCTCGGCGCTGCCCGACGCCCCCGACGTGCTGCTCCCGCTGGAGCACCCGGGTCTCGACGTGCCGCTGGGCCGGGTCTGCAAGGACCTGAACTACACGCTGCTGGACTGA
- the hisG gene encoding ATP phosphoribosyltransferase, translated as MLRVAVPNKGSLSGPAIQLLSDAGYRVHREHKALFATDTANDVQFVFLRPTDIARTVGSGVLDVGITGQDLLQAAGTDVSTTELLPLDFGVSRFFFAAPTGRLGALTELDGKRIATSFAPLVSAAAADLGIEVEIIELDGAVETAVELGLADAIADVVETGASLREAGLQTVGEPILRSEAVLVRGTRDLPADSEQAIEKLIQRLRGVLIARQYVMMDYNCPTASLDAARKITPGMEAPTVSPLDEQGWVAVRVMVPRHQAQTIMDSLWAAGARAILVTPLEACRL; from the coding sequence ATGCTCCGGGTCGCCGTGCCCAACAAGGGATCGTTGAGCGGTCCCGCCATCCAGCTGCTCTCCGACGCGGGCTACCGCGTGCACCGCGAGCACAAGGCGCTGTTCGCCACCGACACGGCCAACGACGTCCAGTTCGTCTTCCTGCGGCCGACCGACATCGCCCGCACCGTCGGCAGCGGGGTGCTCGACGTCGGCATCACCGGCCAGGACCTGTTGCAGGCGGCCGGAACCGACGTGAGCACCACCGAACTGCTGCCGCTGGACTTCGGGGTGTCGCGGTTCTTCTTCGCCGCCCCGACCGGGCGGCTCGGTGCGCTGACCGAGCTCGACGGCAAGCGCATCGCCACCTCGTTCGCGCCGCTGGTCTCGGCCGCCGCCGCGGACCTGGGCATCGAGGTGGAGATCATCGAGCTCGACGGCGCGGTGGAGACCGCGGTCGAGCTGGGGCTCGCCGACGCCATCGCGGACGTGGTGGAGACCGGGGCCTCGCTGCGGGAAGCCGGGTTGCAGACCGTCGGCGAACCGATCCTGCGCTCCGAGGCGGTGCTGGTGCGCGGTACCCGCGACCTGCCCGCGGACAGCGAGCAGGCGATCGAGAAGCTGATCCAGCGGCTGCGCGGCGTCCTCATCGCCCGGCAGTACGTGATGATGGACTACAACTGCCCGACCGCGTCCCTGGACGCCGCCCGCAAGATCACGCCGGGCATGGAGGCGCCGACGGTGTCCCCGCTCGACGAGCAGGGCTGGGTGGCGGTGCGGGTGATGGTGCCGCGCCACCAGGCCCAGACGATCATGGATTCGCTGTGGGCGGCCGGCGCCCGCGCCATCCTCGTCACGCCCCTCGAAGCCTGCCGCCTCTGA